The DNA region GCGATCCACTCCAGGTCGCCGCGCTGGGTCGCATTCATCTTCATGCCGGAGTTGAGCTTCTCCTCCGCGAAGAGGCCGGCCTCGATGCGCTTGGCGAGCTCCACCTCCTGCTCGGCGTTGAGGAGGGGGACCTTGCCGATCTGCTTGAGGTAGTCCTTGACCGGGTCGGCGGTGGCACCGGCGACCGTGACGGTCTGCACCGGCTCGTCGGTGTCGTCGACGTCGGAGATGACGAAGGTCTCGCCCTCGTCCTCCTTGCTCTTCTCCTCGCCCTGCACCTCGGCGAGGTCCTCGGCCAGCTCGGCCTCGAGCTCGCCCTCGAGCGCGGCGGCCTCGTTGAGGTCGGGCTCGGCGGTCTCGTCGTCGCTCAGCTCCGTGTCGCCCTCGGCGTCCGCGTCGCCCTCGGCGTCGATGGCGGTGAGGTCGACCTCCTCGTCACCGTCCTCGGTGGCCTCGACCCCGGGGTCGACCGGGGTCGCGCCCTTCGCGGCGGCCTTGCCCGCGGGAGCCTTGGCGGCCTTCGCGGCCTTGGCCGGGGTGTCCTTCGCCGGGGCCTTGGCGGCCTCCTTGGCCGCCTTGGTGGTGGCGGCGGGCTTGGTCTTGGGCGCGGGAGCGGCGGCCTTGCCGGCGGTCTTGGTCGTCGCGGCGGGCGCGGCCTTGGCCGGCTTCGCGGCGGGGGCAGCCTTGGTGGTCTTCGCCGCGGGCGCGGCCTTCGTGGCCTTCGCGGGGGCGGTCGTGGAGGTGGCCTTGGTCGACTTCGACGGCACGAACGAACCTCTCGTCCTCGGGCGTGTGCGCACCTGGAGGTGCTGGGGCGTGCAAGGTGAACCGGTGCGCAAGGGGCTCACCGCGCACCATTGTCACACGCCGTGCGGAATGCCTCGGCACAGGACGCGGACCGGACGGACCGGCGGCGTCCCGCGGAGGTGGGGTCCTGACGTGGGGCGTCCCCCGTGCCGGCGTCGTTCGGGACCCGATCGGCGTGGTCCTGAGCACCGGGACGCGGAGGTTCAGCGCGCGAGAGCGGCCTTCTGCTCCTTCTTGAACGCTCGGACGGCCGAAAGGCTTCCCGAGTCGACCACGTCCGCGACGGAGCGGGTGGAACCGGCCTCGCCGTAGGCACCGGCGGCCTCGCGCCAGCCCCGCGGCCGGACGCCGAGCTGCTTGCCGAGCAGCGCGAGCAGGATGCGCGACTTCTGGTCGCCGTAACCCGGGATCGCCACCAGCCGCTCGTAGAGCGCCTGGCCGGTCGGCACCGCGCGCCAGATGGCCGAGGCGTCGCCGGCGTACTCCACGACGACGTGCCGGGCCACGCCCTGGATCCGGCCGGCCATCGAGCCGGGGAACCGGTGCACCGCCGGCGGGGTGGCGACCAGCGCCGCGAACGCCTCGGGGTCGTACGCGGCGATCGCCGCGACGTCGAGCCGCTGCGGCGTCCCCATCCGCTGCGCGAGCTTCCACGGGCCGAGGAAGGCGCGCTCCATCGGCATCTGCTGGTCGAGCAGCATGCCGATCAGCAGGGCGAACGGGTCGCGGGACAGCAGCGCGTCACCGTCGGGGTCGAAGCACAGCCGCAGGGACGGCTGCGAGGCGGTGTTCGTCACGTCGTCACGGTAGCGCCGAGCCACGGCGCGCGCCCACACCCGGTGTCCGGGTGGGACGCGGGGAGCGGACGGCTCAGGCCTTGACCGCGAGCACCGGGCAGGAGGCCTCGAGCAGCACCTGCTGGGCGTTGCTGCCCAGGATGAGCTTGCCCACGGGGCTGCGCTTGCGCAGGCCGATCACGATGAGGTCGGCGTCGACCTCCTCGGCGACGGCGACGAGGTCGTCGGCCGGGTCCACGCCGCGGACGAGCTGGCGCACCTCGTGGTCGATCGAGGTCTCGTGCAGGAGCTGGTGCACCTCGTCGAGGTTCTCGTCGAGCTCGACGGCGGTGTCGCGGTCGAGGCTCGCCCCGCCGCGGTGGGAGTTGATGACGATGAGCCGCGCTCCGCGCTGCTCCGCCTCGGCGATGGCGCGGTCGAGCGCGGCCCGTCCCTCCGGGGTCTCGACGTAACCGACGACGATCGGGCTGCCGATCTCTCCCATCATTCCTCCTCCGCGGACTCCGGACCGTCCCGTCCGCTCGGCCGAACCTAGCGCCTCGCACCCCGGGGTGGAGGCTCAAGACGCGCGGAGGGGTGCCGACACCTCCCCGGTGACCCACGCCCTCCCTCGCCCCGGCGAGGCTCTCTCCGCCGACCTGGACCGCACCCGGCGCACGCGCGAGATGGTGGAGCGGCTCATCGCCGAGCCGGCGCTGCTCGGTCCGGACTTCGCCCCGATCCGCCGGCTGGACGCCGCACCCGGGGACGCCGCGGGCCTGCTCGGCTGGAAGGCGACCGGTCGCGGTGCCCCCGGCACGGTCATCGCCGACACGCTCTCGCTGCTGGCGCAGGCCGCCGAGCTCGGGCTGGTCGAACGGCTCGACTGGGCCTTCCGCGCCCACACGTTCGACGTGGCCCTCGACTCCGGCCTGACCGGGGAGCTGCACCTCACGCCCGAGCCGGACACGTTCGGGTCCCCGTGCCCGCCCCGGCTGGCCGTGCCGGTGCTGCGCGGCCGCCGCGCGCTCACCGTGTGCGCCGAGCTGCACGCGGACTCCTTCGACGACGAGGCGCGGATGCTCGCGGCCGTCGACGAGATGCACGGGTGGGGCTGGCACA from Frankiales bacterium includes:
- a CDS encoding universal stress protein, whose product is MGEIGSPIVVGYVETPEGRAALDRAIAEAEQRGARLIVINSHRGGASLDRDTAVELDENLDEVHQLLHETSIDHEVRQLVRGVDPADDLVAVAEEVDADLIVIGLRKRSPVGKLILGSNAQQVLLEASCPVLAVKA
- a CDS encoding EAL domain-containing protein is translated as MTHALPRPGEALSADLDRTRRTREMVERLIAEPALLGPDFAPIRRLDAAPGDAAGLLGWKATGRGAPGTVIADTLSLLAQAAELGLVERLDWAFRAHTFDVALDSGLTGELHLTPEPDTFGSPCPPRLAVPVLRGRRALTVCAELHADSFDDEARMLAAVDEMHGWGWHMVYADLLGTTALAAAQRLAARIRPAYVQVDLSMPGRAQDPALPGWLELAAGVGASVLALGVDSDRAREAARSLGAVYGRGALLGAPVPRPR
- a CDS encoding Fe-S cluster assembly protein HesB; the encoded protein is MTNTASQPSLRLCFDPDGDALLSRDPFALLIGMLLDQQMPMERAFLGPWKLAQRMGTPQRLDVAAIAAYDPEAFAALVATPPAVHRFPGSMAGRIQGVARHVVVEYAGDASAIWRAVPTGQALYERLVAIPGYGDQKSRILLALLGKQLGVRPRGWREAAGAYGEAGSTRSVADVVDSGSLSAVRAFKKEQKAALAR